The following nucleotide sequence is from Allocatelliglobosispora scoriae.
GGCCCAGGTGCTCGGCCTCGCCGAGCTGCGGCTGGAGGTGGTCGGCGGCGGCAAGGCCGAGGCACCCCTCGCCTACCTCTCCGTGGCCGAGGCCGGTGAGCTGCGGACCCGGCTGCTCGCCCTGTCCCGGGGCGCCCACCCCGCCGAGGCGGAGACGGCGGCCGTGCCCGAGGCGCCGCTGCACGCCGTCGACAACAACAACCTGCTGCTCAGCCAGCTCTTCACCCCCGAGGTCTGGGCGGTGCCGATCGCGGTGGCGTTCGTGGTCTTCCAGTTCGTCTCCACCGGCCGGTTCGGCTTCATCGCGATCGCCAGCACCTTCACCGCGCTGATCGGCGTCTTCACCCGCCCGATCCGGCGGCTCACCCGCAACTGGGACTTCAAGCTCACCACCAGCGAGGGCAAGCTGCACCTGCATCGCGGCCTCACCGAGAAGATCAGCCAGGTCGTGCCGGTGCACCGGGTCCAGGCGATCCAGGTCGTCTGGCCGCTGCTGTGGCGGCCCAAGCAGTGGGTCCGGGTCGGCCTCGACATCGCCACCCACGGCGCGCAGGGCGGGGAGCACGAGGAGCTCGGCACACTGCTGCCGGTCGGCGACGCCGCCACCGCCCGGGCGATCGTGCCCTACGCCCTGCCCGGCGTCGACATCGCCGCCCTGCCGCTGACGGGGGTGCCGGAGCAGGCCAAGTGGGTTGCTCCGCTGGGGCGGCGCGTCCTCGCCGCCGGCCTCACCGACCAGGTCTTCGCGACCGTCGACGGGGTGCTGACCCGGTCGCTGACGCTCGTGCCTTACGCCAGGATCCAGTCGGTGCGGGTGAGCCAGGGACCGGTGCAGCGGCGGCTGGGCCTCGCGACGCTGCACGTCGACCACGCCGGCGGGCTCGCCGCGCGGGCACCGGAGCGGACGGTCGCGGAGGCTTACGCCCTCGCCGCCCAGCTCACCGAGCGGGCGAGACTGGCCCGCGCCGCCGCCCAGGCTCTCTAGATCTCCGTCCGGAGCAGCTCCAGCAGCTCGGTGCCGTCCGCGACGATCGCGTCGGGGCGCGGGTCCAGCTCGACGCTGGAGATCTCACCGTCGGGCATGAGGATCGCGGCGCCGACCCCGGCCCGCCGCCCGGCGGCGATGTCGGTGTGCACGAGATCGCCGACGAACCAGCAGTCGGCCGGCTCGACCCGCAGATCCCGCGCGGCCGCGAAGACCATCTCCGGGTGCGGCTTGAAGTAGCCCAGCTCGTCGCTGTAGATCTGGACCCCGAGCGCCCCGGTCAGCCCGCGGTCGTCGAGGAAGTCCCGGTGGGCCGCGCCGCAGCGGGTGTTGCTGACGACCGCCACCGGCAGGCCCCGGCCGACGGTGAACTCCAACAGGTCGAGGATGCCGGGCCGCAGCTTCCAGTTCGACCGCCTCGCCCAGGCGTAGGTGAGGTCGCGGGCATTGGCGAGGACCGCTTCCCGTGCGGCGTCGGGCCAGCCCTTGGCGACATAGTCGCCCCAGAGCTGCTCGTGGGTCAGCTCGATCTGCTCATCGGTGCTGTCCCGCCATGCCCCGCGCTCGGCGTCGGCCCTGTTCAGCTCGCTTTTGAGCTCGTCGACGCTGAGCACGCCGCCGATCAGGTCGTGGACCCGCTCGACGAATCCGGGCTCAAAGGGGGTGACACGGTAGGACGTGACTATCGTGCCGCCGAAGTCGAGGAGCAGCGCGCGAGGGGTGGGCAGCATGCGCTCACTCTGCCAGAATCGCGCACCAGACTCCATCAGAGTGTCTACGGTCGAAAGATGAAAAGCGGCTGGCGGACCCACGTGCCGCGGATATTCTCCTGGGTCCTGGGCATCGTGGCGGCGATCTGCGCGCTCGCGGCGCTCAGCGACGCGGTGAGCGACCGCGTCCAGCCCGTTCGCAAGCTCATCGACGACTATCTCATCCCGGCCCCGGCCAACCTCGGGTACGCCGCGTTCCTGGCGATCCTCGCCGCCGCCGCGGCCCGGCACAAGCGCGTCGCCCGGGTCGCGCTGACGATCTACTTCGCGACGACCGCGGTCCTCTACGCCACCCTGCTGCTGATGTGGCGGCTGATCCCGGCGAAGGATTTCATCGACGACGACGGCGCGCCGATCGTCACCTCGTCGGAGGCGCGGGGCCTCGCCGTCACCGGCTGCATCGCCGTCATCGCGCTCGTCGTCCTCTTCCTGGCCCGCGACGAGTTCTTCGCCCGGGTCCGCAAGGGCAGCCTGCGCCGGGCGCTCGGCGTCTTCGCCGGGCTCGCCGCGATCGGCATCGGCATCGGCTACTCCCTGGTCACGGCCTTTCCGGGCACGCTCACCGATGCGGGCAACCGGCTGCTCTACACGATCTCGCGGGTTCTCGGCGGCGCCGTCGCCTTCGACTTCACCATCAGCGGCGAGGCGCCCGGCTGGGTCAACCTGCTGCTCGGCCTCTTCGGCGCCATCGCGCTCTTCGCGGCGCTCTTCACGCTGATGCGGTCCCAGCAGGCGGCGGCGGTGCTGGAGCCCGCCGACGAGGAGCGCATCCGCGGGCTGCTCGCCCGCACCGGCGACCGCGACTCGCTGGGCTACTTCGCCACCCGCCGCGACAAGGCGGCCGTCTTCGCCCCCAGCGAGCAGGCCGCCGTGACCTACCGTGTCGTCAACGGCGTGAGCCTCGCCAGCGGTGACCCGATCGGCTCCCCGGACGGGTGGGAGCCCGCGATCGCGCTCTGGCTCGACCAGGCGCGGACCTACGCGTGGACGCCGGCGGTGATGGGGGCGAGCGAGGAGGGGGCCACCGCCTATGCCAAGGCGGGGCTGAAGGTGCTGCACCTCGGCGACGAGGCGATCCTGCGGCCCGCCGAGTTCACCCTGGACGGCCGGGACATGCGCCCGGTCCGGCAGGCGATCAACCGCATCGAGCGCGCGGGCTACACGCACCGGTCGCGGCGCCACTCGGAGATCGACGACGACGAGATGCGGGCCGTCGCCGAGCTCGCGACGAAGTGGCGCGACACCGACCAGGAGCGCGGTTTCTCGATGGCCCTGGGCCGCCTCGGCGACCCCAACGACGGCCGCTGCATCCTCGTCGAAGCCCTCGACGAGCACGGCGCGACGCAGGCGATGCTCTCGTTCAGCCCGTGGGGCGCTCGCGGTACCTCGCTGGACCTGATGCGCCGCTCCCCCGACGGCGACAACGGGCTCAACGAGTTCCTGGTGGCGGGGCTGATGGCCGACGCGCCACGGCTGGGTGTCGACCGGGTCTCGCTCAACTTCGCGGTCTTCCGCTCCGTCTTCGCCGAGGGCGCCCGGATCGGCGCCGGTCCGATCCTGCGGCTCTGGCGGCGGGTGCTCGTCTTCCTGTCCCGTTTCTGGCAGCTCGAGTCGCTCTACCGGGCCAACGCGAAATACCAGCCGCGCTGGGTGCCGCGCTACCTCTGCTTCGGCGAACGCCGCGAGCTTCCCCGCGTCGGCATCGCCTCCGCCATCGCCGAGGGCTTCCTGCCGATCGCCGCAGGGCCGGTCGCCCCGCTCTACGAGCCGCCCTCGACCCGGCCGCTCTTCGCGGTCCCCGAGGCCGCGGCGCCCGTCGCGCTCACCGCGGTTCCCGAGCAGATGGTGGTACGCCTGGCGAAGCTCGACCGGCTGCGCGAGGCGGGTGTCGAGCCCTACCCGGTCGGCTTCGACCGCACCGACACCTGCGGTGCGGTGGCGCAGCGGCACGCGGGGCTGGCGGCGGACTCGCGTACCGGCGAGGTCGTCTCGGTGACCGGGAGGGTCGTCCGTCAGCGCGACCACGGCCGGTTCTGCTTCGCCACGATCCGCGACTGGAGCGGTGACCTGCAGGTGATGCTCGACGAGCAGGAGCTGCCGGCCGAGACCGCGCGGTGGCGCGACATGATCGACATCGGCGACCACGTCGGGGTGACCGGCGAGGTGATCACCTCGCGGCGCGGCGAGCTCTCGATCGCGGTCACCGCGTGGACGCTGACCGCGAAGTGCCTGCGCCCGCTCCCCGACAAGCACCGCGGGCTCACCGACCCGGAGGCGCGGACCCGGCAGCGCTACCTGGACCTCATCACCAACGCCGACGCCCGCGAGCTGCTGCGCGCCCGCAGCGTCGCCGTGCACAGCCTGCGCACCTCGCTCGTCGGCCGGGGCTTCCTGGAGGTGGAGACGCCGATCCTGCAGCGCATCCACGGCGGCGCCAACGCGCGGCCGTTCACCACCCACATCAACGCCTACGACATGGATCTCTACCTGCGGATCGCGCCCGAGCTCTACCTCAAGCGGCTCGCCGTCGGCGGGGTCGAGCGGGTCTTCGAACTCGGCCGCACCTTCCGCAACGAGGGCGTCTCCTTCAAGCACAACCCGGAGTTCACGATGCTGGAGGCGTACCAGTCCTACGCCGATTACGACACCATGCTGGCGCTGACCCGGCAGATGATCCAGGAGGCGGCGATCGCGGTCTACGGAAGGGCGATCGCGAAGGCCCCCGACGACCAGCGGGAGATCGACATCTCGGGCGAGTGGCCGGTGCTGACGATGAACGAGGCGATCTCCGCCGCCCTCGGCGAGGAGGTCACCGCCGACACCACGCTGGAGCAGCTCCGCAAGCTCTGCGACACCGCCGACGTGCCCTATGACCCGGCCTGGAACCGGGGCGCCGTCGTGCTGGAGATCTACGAACGCCTCGTCGAGCACCACACCGTCGCGCCCACCTTCTACAGAGACTTCCCGACCGAGGTGTCGCCGCTGACCCGGTCGCACCGCGACGACCCGCGCCTCGCCGAACGCTGGGACCTCGTCGCCTTCGGCACGGAGCTCGGCACCGCCTACTCCGAGCTGATCGACCCCGTCGAGCAGCGGCGGCGCCTCACCGAGCAGTCGCTGCTCGCCGCCGGTGGCGATCCCGAGGCGATGGAGCTGGACCAGGACTTCCTGCTCTCGCTGGAATATGCCATGCCGCCCACCGGCGGGCTCGGCATCGGCGTCGACCGGCTCGTCATGCTGCTCACCGGGCACACGATCCGCGAGACGCTGCCCTTCCCGCTGGTGCGAGCATAGCTCCGTGACGACTCTGCTCGACGCCGTCTCCGCAGTGCTGCCACCGGCCGCTTCGCCGGCGGACGCGCCCGCGATGGCCGCCTACATGAAGCACCACTTCGACTTCCTCGGGATCAGGTCGCCGCAGCTCAAGGCGGTGCTGCGGCCGGTCTTCGCGGCGTACCGCCCGCCCGACGAGTCCGACCTGCGGGACTTCGCGCTCGGGTGCTGGGAGCAGCCCTACCGCGAGTACCAGTACGCCGCTTGCGCCTACCTGCGTACCCACGTCAAGGTCGCGGGGCCGTCGTTCCTGCCGGTCGTGCGCACACTCATCGTGGAGAAGTCCTGGTGGGACACTGTGGACACCCTCGCCGCGCACGTCGTCGGGCCGCTCGTCAGCCGCCACCCGTCGCTCGTCGCCACCATGGACGAGTGGGTCTTCGGTTCGGAGCTGTGGCTGATCAGGACCGCGATCCTGCACCAGCTCGGCTACCGGGCGGACACCGACGCCGAGCGGCTCTTCGGCTACTGCGCGGCGCAGGCGGGGCACCCGGACTTCTTCATCCGCAAGGGGATCGGCTGGGCGCTGCGGCAGTACGCCTACGTCGACCCGGCCGCGGTGGCCTCGTTCGTCGCGGCCACCCCGCTGTCGCCGCTGTCGCGTCGGGAGGCGCTGAAACACGCCGCCGAGGCTGCCTGAATGCTGTCGCGGTGTTCCGGTCGGCGGGTCGGCCTACCAGGCGTCGCCGTCGCGCCAGTCGCAGGCGAGCTCTCCCGCCGGATCGGCGGCGTGCTGGCCGGTGAGCGCGGACGAGACCGTGAGGACGTAGATCGCACCGTCCTCGTCGGGGGTGCGCTCGATGCCGTTCGGGGTCATCGCCGCGGTCGGGCCTGTCCAGCAGGTCCAGCCCCGCGAGACGTAGAAGGCGGCGCCCTCGTCGGTGGCACCGAGCGCGCCGAGGTCGTAGGCACCGCGGATGATCCGCTCGAGCTCCGCCATGAGGGCACTCGCGACCCCCTGGCGACGGCGGTCGGCCCGGACGGCGACCCCCTCGACGTAGCCGGTCCGCAGCGCGCGGCCGCCGTGGAGGAGGCGCCGCTGGATGACGGCGGCGTGGCCGATCAGCTCGGCGCCGTCCCAGGCGAGCGCGTGCATGCCGCCGAGCGAGTGCTCCCAGTCGGCGTCGGTCATGTCGTCGAAGACGTCGTAGAGCAGGTCCCGGGCTGCTTTCAGGCTGGCCGCGTCCAGGTCGGCGGTATGCGCCGCGTGCACCACAGTCATGGTCGGCAGTATCCCCCGACGGTCGGGGCGGCCCAGAACGCGGTCGCGCCGTTGAGGACCAACTCTTGAAGAGTTGTGGCGATCGTGGACCGGGCATCCGTACCGGGGTGGTGACCGGTCACCTGCCGGAGGGTACGGATCGGCGTTCGCAGGCGCGGGCCAGGTCGGCGAGGTCGGTGTTGTTGTGGTCGACGACGCACTCGACGATCCGGGCCCGGAACAACCGGCTGCCCAGCCAGAATCCAGGCCCGCCGCCGCGGGTCCAGAAGGTCACCCGCACCGTGGTCCGGGTGCCGTCCTCGCTGGGGACGAAGACGTACTCCATGAAGGATCGGGCACCTGACCAGCACTCGGCGAGGTACCGGCGGTGCGGGTCGCACTCGGTGACGCAGTAGTCGACCGACGCGCTCCGGCCGTGGGCGGTCCGGGTCTCGCGCCAGCGCGTGCCGACGTCGAAAGATCCGTCGTCCATCGATCCATCGCTGGTCAGCACCGCTGCGTCGATCTTGCTGAACCGCTCGGCATAGCGGTTGACGTCGGTCATCGTTGCCCAGACGCCCTCCACCGGCGCGGCGATGTCTCGCTCAAAACTCATCGGACCCATGCGGGCGATGATAGCCACGTCGTAGGATTCCGATCATGCCAATCATCGATCGACTTGCCTCCGTCAGCGATCTTCCGGACTCCCACGGCTACGCCCACGCCGTCGTCGCGTCCGGTCCGCTGGCCTTTATCGCAGGTCAGGTCGCGATGGACGCCGACGGCAACCTCGTCGGGGCCGACGACATCCGCGCACAGACCGAGCAGGCAATGCGCAATCTGGAAGCAATCCTGACGACGCTCGGCGCGGGTTGGGCCGATGTCGCCCGGCTCGGTTGGTACGTCCTGGACACCTGTCTGGTCGACGGCACGGGCCTGCAGGTGATCCGCGACGTACGCGACGAGTTCCTCCGTCCGGCGCTCGGCGACCGGGTCAACCCGGCCAGCACGCTGATCGGTGTCGGCGGACTCTTCCGGCCCGGTTACCTCGTCGAGGTCGACGCCGTGGTGGCGGTGCCGGAGCGCGGTCGGCGCAGCTCGTAGACGGCGAGCCGGCCGTTGTCGAAGCGCAGGTCGGCGAGGTCCGCCACGAGGGGTGACTCCGGTCCGGTGTCCCGGTCGACGACGAGCCACCGCACGCCGTAATCGTCGCGCAACCGGGCCAGCCCGTCGGCGGTCGGGCCGGAGATCGCGGAGTCGTTGAGGCTCAGCAGCGGCTGGTCCCAGAAGAGGGCCAGGTCCGGGGAGTGCGCCTGCGCGAACCGGCCGGGCGCGAAGCCCCAGCTCTCGACGAGCACCCGGCGCTCGGCATAGGCGCTGAGCCAGAAGGAGACCGGATCGCAGGTCGCGCCCTCGCCGACCCGGCAGTGCACGTTGGTGACGAGGATGTCGGAGGGTGCGCTGTGATCGCGTACCCATCTGGCGGCCTCGACCCGCGCCTGCGGCATCGGGACGTTGAAGTAGGCACCGCCGTTGGGCGACCGCTCGGCTTTAGCCGCGTCCATGGCGAAGGCGGGCGCGCCCGCGACCAGGACCGCGGTGAGCGCGATCGCCGGACCGGCACCGCGCAGGGCCGGACGGCGCTGCACCACCGCGGTCCAGGCGATCCAGGCGACGACGCCGACCCCGCCGAGGATCAGCGCCCACAGCACGATCGGTGCGATCTGGCCGTAGACCGACGGGCTGGGCGCGAGGTCGAGCTGAACCCCGGTGAGGATCACGGCGAGGACCGCACCGCCGGTGACGACCGCACCGCGCCAGGCCGGGCGGAGCGAATCGAACGCCGTCGACCAGCCCCAGGCGGCGAGCAGCACACCGAAGGTGAAGCCGGCGCGGGTGAAATACTGGCTGTTGACGCTGCTGAAGGCGAGGTAGAGCAGCGGTCCGGCAAGCGCGCCGCCGAGCAGGAAGACCTGTTCGGGAGCGAGCGATGCGGGTCCCCGCAGCAGCGGCACCGCCCCGACATATTTGATCAGCATGCTGATCAGGAACGCCGCCACGACCATCGCCACCGGCTCGCCGTTGTCCCAGTAGAAGCGCAGGTTGGCGAGCGGGTCGAGGACGAGGCCGTAGGTCTCGAAGTGGAACAGCACCGCGGTCGCGAAGAGCTGCGCTCCGGCGACGATCGCACCGAGCCCGATGACGGTCCAGGGCAGCCGGGTCCGCAGATTAGAACCCGCTGACCAGCCTCGGACCAGCAGGACCAGCCCGGTGAGTGCGAGCGCCAGCAGCGTCACCGGCAGCGAGCTCGCCTTGGCACCGCTCGACGCCAGGGACAGAGCGCCGACCAGGACGAACATGCCCGTAGTCGGGCGCCGCAGGGCCGAGGTGACCGCCATGATCAGGGCGAGCAGCAGCACCCAGCTGTAGATCATCGACATGCCGTGCCAGATGACGAACATCGACTGCGTGCCGAAGGGCTGGCCGACCGGGTCGGTGAAGGTGATCTCGCCGATCACCCAGAAGAGCACCGCGGCACCGACCCCGGCGTAGGGCCGCCCGGCGAGCCGCCACCCGATCACGCCGGTGAGCACGATCGCCGCAGCGCTCAGCCCCGGCACCACCAGCCGCAGCGAGACGACCGGCAGATCGACGCCGCCGACCATGCTCACCATCGCCATGTGCACGTAGCCGAACCAGTGGTAGTGCAGCGGCACCCCGCTGAGCTGCGGCACCTCGATCGGGAAGTGGTGCTTGGCCTCACCGGCGAGTGAGAGCTGGTAGGCGAGGTCGAGGTACTGCCGGGTGAGCTCGCCCTCGGGCAGGACGGGGTTGCGCTCCAGGAAGACCACCGACAGGTACGCCATGAAGAAGACCACGACACCCGCGATCGACCACGACCACCCCAGCGGTGTCGGGGCATAACCCGTGACCCGCCAGTGCCGTCGCAGCCGGGGGACCAGCGCGAACGGCACCAGCACCGCCAGCGGCCACAGCGCCGTCCAGCCGCGCAGGTCGAGCAGCGAGAAGGCGAGCCAGGCGGGGATCTCGAGGCAGAGGCCGACGGCGATCCCCATCGCGACATCCTCGACGAAGGTGTGCGGGGTGCGCCGCAGCGACCGGTAGACCAGGGTGCCCGGCAGCGCGACGGCGAGCACGGCGTAAGCGGCGTAGCGCAGGAGGTCCAGCGGGGCGGTGTCGGCCCGCAGGAGCACCACGACGGCGGCGAGGACGGCAGCGGCGAGGGGTGCCCACCGCTGCCACCCCGGAGCCGGACCGGTCGCAGCCGCCTCGGGTGTCGCCACGGCTGCCGACGGGGTGGTCGTCTCGGCGGTCGCCCCAGCGGTCGTCCTCACGAAAGCGAGCATAGACGGCAGGCGACCCACCGGCCGGTCGCCCGGATCACAGGCGGATGCTCGTCACCATCCGGCCGGTGACGGCGGCGATCGGCACCGGGCCGAAGATCCGGGAGTCCCCGGACGACTCGCGCGCGTCGCCGAGCAGGTAGACGGTGCCGATCGGCACCGTCAGCGGATCACAGACGGTGCGGGTGCCGACCTCGAGGTAGTCCTCGGCCACCAGCTCGCCGTTGCGGAGCAGGACGCCGTCGCGGCACTCGATGGTGTCGCCGGGCAGCCCCAGGACTCTCTTGATCATGGTCTCACCGGCGACGTCGGCGGTGACGACGTCGCCGTGGGCGAGGCCGGTCCAGCGGAACCCGACCTTGTCGATGATGACGCGGTCGTCGATCTGCAGGGTCGGCGCCATGGCACCGGACGGGATGTAGGCGACGCCCGCCGCGAAGGCCTGGACGGGCACGGCGAGCACCACGACCGACACGACCACGACCACGGCCCGGCGGCGCAGTCGGACGAGAGCGGAGCCCGGGTCAGTGGCAGGGCGCAGCCGCCCGATGGCCCGCAGTGCGCTCGCGCTCCACCGCAGCCCCTCCCAGGAGCCCGTGGTCTGGTCGAACTCGGCGAGCATCGCCTCGCCCCACTCGATACCGCGCTCGGCGCTGCGGTGGGCCGCCTCGGCCCGGTCGGCGGTGGCGGTGCCGTGGGTGTGGAGTCGGCGTACCCGGAGAAGGAGCGCGCGGCGGGCCGCGCGGCGCAACCATGGCTCGGTCATGATGCCGTCCTGGGGATGAGGGTGGTGGGAGCGGGGGTTGCCGGTCCGGCGGCGGCGAGCCGCGCGTTGGCGAGGTCGAGGCCGTCGGCGGTGGCGCGGTAGAGGTGGCGCGGCGGGCGGCCGACCTGCTCGGCGGGCTCCCACCGGGTCTCCAGCAGGCCTCGGTCGACGAGGCGGGCCAGGATCGGGTAGAGGGTGCCGGGCGCGAGGCCCGTCTGCTTGCTCAGGGCATAGCCGTAGTGCCAGCCCTGCGGGTCGTCCACCAGGCAGCGGAAGACCCGCAGGGTCTGCGGCGAGCTATCCGGTTGTCGCGGCATCTCTAAAGTCTATATATGGAGACTATGAAAGGAAAGCCCTCAGCTCCACACCAGACCGACGGCGAGTACGCCGATGACCGCACCCGAGACGAGCGCGGTTCCCAGCCGGCCCCGCGGACCGGTGAGGATCCGCCCCACCAGTGCTCCCCCGCCCGCCAGCGTCAGCTGCCACGCGGCACTCGCCAGGAACGCGGCGATCACGAAGACGAGCGACCCGGCGGCCCCGAGCTCCGCCGAGTCGCCCCGGCCGAGCACCAGTGCTCCGAAGTAGACGATCGTCATGGGGTTGAGCAGGGTGATCCCGAGCAGGCTCGCGTAGGCCCGGAGGGGCGTCGTCAGCCCGCCGACCTCGCGAGCACTCGCCGGATCGCGGTAGTGGCGGACGGCCGTCACCACCATCCGGACCGCGATGACGAGCAGCACGACGGCCGCCACCCAGCGCAATGGTCGGGAGACCGGGGCGATCACCCCGGCGAGGGCGGCACCGCCGAGCACGGCGATGAGGGCGTAGATCCCGTCGGCGGTCGCGACACCGAGAGCGGCCAACGCGCCGACCTTGAACGATGTCCGCGCGGTCAGGGAGATCAGCAGCAGTGCGATGGCGCCGACCGGCACCGCGACGCCGAGCCCGGCGAGGGCACCGGCGAGAGCGGCCGCCGTCACGAGCGTGGCGGTGTCGTCCCGGTCGGGGAGCCATGCTGCTGTCGGCCCGCTCCCGCCGTCGCGGCGGTCAACGGTGCACTGAGCAGGCGATGGCGTGTCATGAGCGCATTCTGGCAGGCGCCGCCCTCGGCCGTCGAAGGGTTTATACGCTCGTGCCGCCGTCCATCAGCGAGGCGCCGATGCAGCAGAACGCCACCAGCGCGAAGACCACGGCGAGCACGACGAGGATCGTGATGCCGCCCGGGTTCTTCACCGGCTGATGGCCGATCGCACCCTTGGAGAAGTTGTGCCACGGCGCGGCGTAGTAGACCGGAGCGGCCGGAGCGGTGGTGTTGTCCACCGTGATGCCAGCCTTGCCGATCTTCCAGAGGTACTGGCAGTAGATCTCGATGTGGTGCACGCCGGGCTGGGCCTGCAGGACGTTCTGCCCCCACTCCAGCGGCACGGTGTGACCGTTGATCACGGCGGTCGGCTTCATGAGGGCACCGAACGAGCCGGGGGTCTTCTTCGTGAACAGCGTCAGCGCGGAGGGGCTGGGGGCGACCGGGTGGGTGCCGGGGAAGGGGTGAGTCACGAACGGAGAGGCTACCGTGCCGGAGCCGCCGACGCAGGGCCCCGGCACGGTCGAGCGAAAGCCTTCAGACGTTGAAGCCGAGCGTCCGCAACTGGTCGCGGCCCTCGTCAGTGATCTTGTCCGGACCCCACGGCGGCAGCCACACCCAGTTGATGCGGAAGTCGCTGACCAGCGGGACCGGGCCGCCCGTGAGCGCCTGCCGGGTCTGGTCCTCGATCACATCGGTGAGCGGGCAGGCCGCGGAGGTGAGCGTCATGTCGATGGTGAGGACGTTCTCGTCGTCGACGTGCAGGCCGTAGACGAGGCCCAGGTCGACGACGTTGATCCCCAGCTCGGGGTCGACGACGTCACGCATCGCCTCCTCGACATCGGGGATGGCGGCCTTCGGCCCGGCAGCCTTCGCCACCGGAGCCTCGGTCGCACCGGCTTCAGCCGCTACGGCCTCCGTCGCAACGGCTTCGGTCTCGACAACCTCGGTGTCACTCATACCGATCCCTCCTCCTGCGCGCTCGCCCGCAGCGCCGCGTCCTTCAATGCCATCCATGAGAGCAGCGCGCACTTGACGCGGGCCGGATATCTCGCCACCCCGGCGAACGCGATGCCGTCGCCGAGCACCGCCTCGTCGGGCGTCACCTGGCCCTTGCCGAGCATCAGCTCGACGAAGGCCTCGTGCACCGTCAGCGCGTCGGTGAGCGTGGAGCCGACGAGCAGCTCGTGCAGCACGCTCGCCGACGCCTGGCTGATCGAGCAGCCCTGGCCGTCGTACGAGATGTCGGTGATCTTTTCCCCATCGAGCGTCACGCGGAGCGTGATCTCGTCGCCGCAGGTGGGGTTGACGTGATGGGCCTCCGCACCGAAGGGATCCCGCAACCCCCGCCCGTGCGGGTGTTTGTAGTGGTCCAGGATGATCTCCTGGTAGAGCTGGTCAAGCTGCATTACATGAAGACCTTCCGCACCTGTTCGAGACCGCGCACGAGCGCGTCGATCTCGGCCGTCGTGGTGTAGAGGTAGAGGGACGCCCTGGTCATCGCCGGTACGCCGAAACGTACGCAGGTCGGCCGGGCGCAGTGATGCCCCACCCGCACCTGGATGCCGAGGTTGTCCAGCACCTGACCCACATCGTGGGGGTGGATCCCGTCCACTGCGAACGAGATCGTCCCACCTCGGCCGACCGGGACGGTCGGACCGAAGATGCGCAGGCCTTGGACAGTTGTCAGGGCGTCCAGGGCATACGCGGTGAGCTCCTTCTCATGCCACGCGATCGCCTCCATGCCGACGGCGGAGAGGTAATCGATCGCGGCACCCAGCCCGACGGCCTCGGCGATCGGCGGCGT
It contains:
- a CDS encoding PH domain-containing protein, with the translated sequence MTSAETPEIPRRRLHPLSPLLRSIRLLIGLIAYASWRALSDFGVSRFIMGIAVGIVVVTAFSIVSWRFTGYEVARRELRIYEGVLSRRTRTIPLERLQSVEVVRPFLAQVLGLAELRLEVVGGGKAEAPLAYLSVAEAGELRTRLLALSRGAHPAEAETAAVPEAPLHAVDNNNLLLSQLFTPEVWAVPIAVAFVVFQFVSTGRFGFIAIASTFTALIGVFTRPIRRLTRNWDFKLTTSEGKLHLHRGLTEKISQVVPVHRVQAIQVVWPLLWRPKQWVRVGLDIATHGAQGGEHEELGTLLPVGDAATARAIVPYALPGVDIAALPLTGVPEQAKWVAPLGRRVLAAGLTDQVFATVDGVLTRSLTLVPYARIQSVRVSQGPVQRRLGLATLHVDHAGGLAARAPERTVAEAYALAAQLTERARLARAAAQAL
- a CDS encoding HAD family hydrolase, with translation MLPTPRALLLDFGGTIVTSYRVTPFEPGFVERVHDLIGGVLSVDELKSELNRADAERGAWRDSTDEQIELTHEQLWGDYVAKGWPDAAREAVLANARDLTYAWARRSNWKLRPGILDLLEFTVGRGLPVAVVSNTRCGAAHRDFLDDRGLTGALGVQIYSDELGYFKPHPEMVFAAARDLRVEPADCWFVGDLVHTDIAAGRRAGVGAAILMPDGEISSVELDPRPDAIVADGTELLELLRTEI
- the lysX gene encoding bifunctional lysylphosphatidylglycerol synthetase/lysine--tRNA ligase LysX, which encodes MKSGWRTHVPRIFSWVLGIVAAICALAALSDAVSDRVQPVRKLIDDYLIPAPANLGYAAFLAILAAAAARHKRVARVALTIYFATTAVLYATLLLMWRLIPAKDFIDDDGAPIVTSSEARGLAVTGCIAVIALVVLFLARDEFFARVRKGSLRRALGVFAGLAAIGIGIGYSLVTAFPGTLTDAGNRLLYTISRVLGGAVAFDFTISGEAPGWVNLLLGLFGAIALFAALFTLMRSQQAAAVLEPADEERIRGLLARTGDRDSLGYFATRRDKAAVFAPSEQAAVTYRVVNGVSLASGDPIGSPDGWEPAIALWLDQARTYAWTPAVMGASEEGATAYAKAGLKVLHLGDEAILRPAEFTLDGRDMRPVRQAINRIERAGYTHRSRRHSEIDDDEMRAVAELATKWRDTDQERGFSMALGRLGDPNDGRCILVEALDEHGATQAMLSFSPWGARGTSLDLMRRSPDGDNGLNEFLVAGLMADAPRLGVDRVSLNFAVFRSVFAEGARIGAGPILRLWRRVLVFLSRFWQLESLYRANAKYQPRWVPRYLCFGERRELPRVGIASAIAEGFLPIAAGPVAPLYEPPSTRPLFAVPEAAAPVALTAVPEQMVVRLAKLDRLREAGVEPYPVGFDRTDTCGAVAQRHAGLAADSRTGEVVSVTGRVVRQRDHGRFCFATIRDWSGDLQVMLDEQELPAETARWRDMIDIGDHVGVTGEVITSRRGELSIAVTAWTLTAKCLRPLPDKHRGLTDPEARTRQRYLDLITNADARELLRARSVAVHSLRTSLVGRGFLEVETPILQRIHGGANARPFTTHINAYDMDLYLRIAPELYLKRLAVGGVERVFELGRTFRNEGVSFKHNPEFTMLEAYQSYADYDTMLALTRQMIQEAAIAVYGRAIAKAPDDQREIDISGEWPVLTMNEAISAALGEEVTADTTLEQLRKLCDTADVPYDPAWNRGAVVLEIYERLVEHHTVAPTFYRDFPTEVSPLTRSHRDDPRLAERWDLVAFGTELGTAYSELIDPVEQRRRLTEQSLLAAGGDPEAMELDQDFLLSLEYAMPPTGGLGIGVDRLVMLLTGHTIRETLPFPLVRA
- a CDS encoding DNA alkylation repair protein; protein product: MTTLLDAVSAVLPPAASPADAPAMAAYMKHHFDFLGIRSPQLKAVLRPVFAAYRPPDESDLRDFALGCWEQPYREYQYAACAYLRTHVKVAGPSFLPVVRTLIVEKSWWDTVDTLAAHVVGPLVSRHPSLVATMDEWVFGSELWLIRTAILHQLGYRADTDAERLFGYCAAQAGHPDFFIRKGIGWALRQYAYVDPAAVASFVAATPLSPLSRREALKHAAEAA
- a CDS encoding GNAT family N-acetyltransferase; the protein is MTVVHAAHTADLDAASLKAARDLLYDVFDDMTDADWEHSLGGMHALAWDGAELIGHAAVIQRRLLHGGRALRTGYVEGVAVRADRRRQGVASALMAELERIIRGAYDLGALGATDEGAAFYVSRGWTCWTGPTAAMTPNGIERTPDEDGAIYVLTVSSALTGQHAADPAGELACDWRDGDAW
- a CDS encoding SRPBCC family protein; its protein translation is MSFERDIAAPVEGVWATMTDVNRYAERFSKIDAAVLTSDGSMDDGSFDVGTRWRETRTAHGRSASVDYCVTECDPHRRYLAECWSGARSFMEYVFVPSEDGTRTTVRVTFWTRGGGPGFWLGSRLFRARIVECVVDHNNTDLADLARACERRSVPSGR